A genomic window from Silene latifolia isolate original U9 population chromosome Y, ASM4854445v1, whole genome shotgun sequence includes:
- the LOC141633987 gene encoding serine acetyltransferase 1, chloroplastic-like, giving the protein MSPIVYASTNINSSYKFIFSSQALNNLNHHNKTKTKISIIFSPIKSHKPNKINHKPLLISPKMATCVDTSRPEYTKSCDPDLSQSDHHHRYKYVNYCRPAFSELVSCVPISQNHQKPNNSRVIIQEFLDNDDLWLKMVEEAKSDVDQEPILSNYYYNSILSHKCLENALSNHLALKLSFSSLNANTLFDLFKGVLVENKELIDEVKADLRAVRERDPACISYVHCFLNFKGFLACQAHRIAHKLWSQGRKILALMIQNRVSEVFAVDIHPGARIGRGILLDHATGLVIGETAVIGNNVSILHNVTLGGTGKTCGDRHPKIGNGVLIGAGTCVLGNVKIGDGVKIGAGSVVLKDVPPKTTAVGNPARLIGGKQNPIMLDKIPSLTMDHTSHIQEWSDYVI; this is encoded by the coding sequence ATGAGCCCAATAGTTTACGCCTCTACTAATATAAATTCATCTTACAAATTCATATTTTCTTCTCAAGCCCTAAATAATCTAAATCACCataacaaaaccaaaaccaagATTTCTATCATTTTTTCTCCAATCAAATCTCATAAACCTAACAAAATCAATCACAAACCCTTATTAATTTCCCCCAAAATGGCAACTTGTGTTGACACTTCTagaccagaatatacaaaatcCTGTGACCCAGATTTATCTCAATCTGACCATCATCATCGTTACAAATATGTAAATTACTGTAGACCCGCTTTTTCTGAGCTTGTTTCCTGTGTACCCATTTCACAGAATCATCAAAAACCCAATAATTCAAGGGTAATTATTCAAGAATTTCTCGATAATGATGATTTATGGCTAAAAATGGTGGAAGAAGCTAAATCTGATGTTGATCAAGAACCCATCTTGTCTAACTATTATTATAATtcaattttatcacataaatgtTTAGAAAATGCTTTATCAAATCATTTAGCTTTGAAATTAAGTTTTTCTAGCTTAAATGCAAATACCCTTTTTGATTTATTCAAAGGTGTTCTTGTTGAAAACAAAGAATTGATCGATGAAGTCAAAGCGGATTTACGAGCAGTTAGAGAAAGAGATCCTGCTTGTATTAGTTATGTTCATTGTTTCTTGAACTTTAAAGGGTTTTTAGCCTGTCAAGCTCATAGAATTGCACATAAATTGTGGTCTCAAGGTAGAAAGATTCTAGCTTTAATGATACAAAATCGAGTTTCTGAGGTTTTTGCAGTCGATATTCATCCGGGTGCTAGAATTGGTAGAGGGATATTGCTTGATCATGCAACCGGGCTTGTTATTGGAGAGACTGCTGTAATTGGGAATAATGTGTCGATTTTGCATAATGTGACTTTAGGTGGAACTGGTAAAACTTGTGGTGATAGACATCCTAAGATTGGAAATGGTGTATTGATTGGTGCTGGTACTTGTGTTTTAGGGAATGTTAAGATTGGTGACGGTGTGAAAATTGGTGCTGGTTCTGTTGTTTTGAAGGATGTTCCTCCTAAAACTACTGCTGTTGGTAATCCTGCTAGACTTATTGGTGGTAAACAAAACCCGATTATGCTCGATAAAATCCCTAGCTTGACTATGGATCATACTTCTCATATTCAAGAATGGTCTGATTATGTTATTTAG